The following proteins come from a genomic window of Theileria equi strain WA chromosome 2 map unlocalized gcontig_1105316255037, whole genome shotgun sequence:
- a CDS encoding conserved hypothetical protein (encoded by transcript BEWA_043280A): MSESKMEIQDGSHKKTRMMERMSKHDVNVLENMVPKLPRITGLVYDKTLKRWRSIVPSVYSSKRTVRYFSVRKYGFKKAWLKALHHICNSIISHLMAKAKRKSHRIGYSDVETESEYGNDEFLLDRTKLDENIFHDMNTKNLDNLNSEIGIDTSDCDILYPIFKYVLSKPVSGKHETTDEDPRKLRAALFDKSISRDNHSHKNEDINHEVLLGRLPTKADKSSTSMETAGTDTTGLDSLENESREYETKQLERSDNDDRLYSLRKNPKKSKRIDENYFITSENSIEMLTFDDEICNIEARNRDSFSNTDILMGQRSGNSVYSTEYRLESFENLVSDSDDHLKCKDDTSLGRNLIDVDFDKYIKALDLFDDEKNLNDSGNTGCTKHVQKEEKNHTKNGKPSGKFEALLAATRSSAKNSPSYEKIEDQSKIANSLRPWHQCIVWIPSISRWRTLYYDDMSVKHTKTFTPAVFGGVEAAYYAAVEFRNMIDNMNGLTSLATIRRTWNKTGANIKHTREETLKNMKKRRENFAKCNNWTENTEYSKPNSTHHRTSQKRKIEKLSNEINSDDGYSAYIQEGLSEHSLLGLDAKYLCMPIPINWHNDCKTYVES; this comes from the exons ATGAGCGaatcaaaaatggaaatcCAAGATGGATCACATAAAAAAACAAGAATGATGGAGCGAATGTCTAAACATGATGTTAATGTATTGGAAAACATGGTACCTAAGCTCCCTCGTATAACTGGGCTGGTCTATGATAAGACATTAAAACGTTGGAGATCCATAGTTCCCTCTGTATACTCGTCTAAGCGTACGGTTAGGTATTTTAGCGTCAGAAAATATGGCTTCAAAAAGGCATGGCTGAAGGCTCTGCATCATATTTGTAATTCCATAATAAGTCATCTAATGGCAAAAGCAAAAAGAAAAAGCCATAGAATTGGTTATTCTGATGTTGAAACAGAATCTGAATATGGTAATGATGAATTTCTCCTGGATAGGACTAAACtagatgaaaatattttccATGATATGAATACAAAAAACCTCGATAACTTGAACAGTGAAATTGGCATAGATACATCTGATTGTGACATATTGTATCCAATTTTTAAGTATGTTTTATCTAAACCCGTATCTGGGAAGCATGAAACCACTGATGAAGATCCTCGCAAACTGAGGGCTGCACTTTTTGATAAAAGCATATCCAGAGACAATCATTCACATAAAAACGAGGATATAAATCACGAAGTCCTTTTGGGAAGACTTCCAACAAAAGCTGATAAGAGTAGTACAAGTATGGAAACAGCAGGTACAGATACAACTGGGTTAGACAGTTTGGAAAATGAGTCCAGGGAATATGAAACAAAGCAGTTAGAAAGATCAGACAACGACGATCGTTTGTACAGTTTAAGAAAAAACCCAAAAAAGTCCAAAAGAATTGATGAAAACTATTTTATAACAAGTGAAAACAGCATTGAAATGTTGACGTTCGATGATGAGATTTGCAACATTGAAGCTAGAAACCGGGACTCATTTTCGAATACGGATATTCTTATGGGACAAAGGAGCGGCAATTCAGTATACAGTACAGAATACCGTTTGGAGtcatttgaaaatttggTGTCTGATTCTGATGATCATTTAAAGTGTAAGGACGATACTAGCTTAGGACGCAACTTGATCGACGTAGATTTCGACAAATATATAAAAGCATTAGATTTGTTcgatgatgaaaagaacCTGAATGACAGTGGAAATACAGGTTGTACTAAACATGttcaaaaagaagaaaaaaatcacacaaaaaatggaaagCCATCAGGTAAATTTGAAGCACTTCTTGCGGCCACTAGATCTTCAGCAAAGAATTCTCCGTCATATGAGAAAATTGAAGATCAATCAAAAATTGCAAACAGTTTGCGCCCGTGGCATCAGT GTATTGTCTGGATCCCAAGCATTTCTCGTTGGAGAACGCTGTATTATGATGATATGTCAGTCAAACATACAAAGACATTCACACCTGCTGTATTTGGGGGCGTAGAGGCGGCGTATTATGCTGCTGTAGAATTTAGGAACATGATAGACAATATGAACGGTTTAACATCTCTTGCAACTATAAGACGTACTTGGAACAAGACAGGTGCAAACATAAAACACACAAGAGAAGAAACACTCAAAAacatgaagaagagaaggGAAAATTTTGCCAAGTGTAATAACTGGACTGAAAACACGGAATATTCTAAACCAAATTCTACACATCATCGTACATCAcaaaagaggaagattGAAAAATTATCGAATGAAATAAACTCAGATGATGGATATAGTGCATATATACAGGAGGGTTTATCGGAACATAGTTTATTAGGTTTGGATGCTAAGTATCTCTGTATGCCAATACCCATAAACTGGCATAATGATTGCAAAACTTATGTAGAATCATAG